A window of Pantoea agglomerans contains these coding sequences:
- the hisS gene encoding histidine--tRNA ligase: MAKNIQAIRGMNDYLPADTAIWQRIEGTLRQVLASYGYSEIRMPIVEQTPLFKRAIGEVTDVVEKEMYTFDDRNGESLTLRPEGTAGCVRAGIEHGLLYNQEQRLWYMGPMFRYERPQKGRYRQFHQMGAEVFGLQGPDVDAELIMLTARWWKALGIADHVRLELNSIGSLEARANYREALVAFLEQHKETLDEDSKRRMYTNPLRVLDSKNPDVQTLLNDAPQLMDHLDDESREHFQGLCALLDDAGIAYRVNQRLVRGLDYYNRTVFEWVTESLGAQGTVCGGGRYDGLVEQLGGRATPAVGFAMGMERLVLLVQAVNPEFEPTRVVDVYVIASGQGVQSAAMQLAEKLRDEAPELKLMTNFGGGNFKKQFARADKWGARIALVVGEDEVKAGQVVIKDLRSGDQQTLAQTEAAAALRTLLK, translated from the coding sequence GTGGCGAAGAATATTCAAGCTATCCGCGGCATGAACGATTACCTGCCGGCGGATACCGCTATCTGGCAACGCATTGAAGGTACGCTCAGGCAGGTGCTGGCCAGCTACGGCTACAGCGAAATTCGCATGCCGATCGTCGAGCAGACTCCGCTGTTTAAACGCGCCATCGGCGAAGTAACCGATGTGGTCGAAAAAGAGATGTACACCTTTGACGACCGCAACGGCGAAAGCCTGACGCTGCGTCCCGAAGGAACCGCAGGCTGCGTGCGCGCCGGCATCGAACATGGCCTGCTCTACAATCAGGAGCAGCGTCTGTGGTATATGGGACCGATGTTCCGCTACGAGCGTCCGCAGAAGGGGCGCTATCGTCAGTTCCACCAGATGGGTGCCGAGGTGTTCGGCCTGCAGGGCCCGGACGTGGACGCCGAGCTGATTATGCTGACCGCTCGCTGGTGGAAAGCGCTGGGCATCGCCGATCATGTGCGCCTGGAGCTTAACTCTATCGGTTCGCTGGAGGCGCGCGCTAACTATCGCGAAGCGCTGGTGGCTTTCCTTGAGCAGCATAAAGAGACGCTGGACGAAGACAGCAAGCGCCGCATGTACACCAACCCGCTGCGCGTGCTCGACAGCAAAAATCCTGACGTGCAGACGCTGCTTAACGATGCGCCGCAGCTGATGGATCATCTCGACGACGAATCGCGCGAGCATTTCCAGGGGCTGTGCGCCCTGCTGGACGATGCCGGCATCGCCTATCGCGTCAATCAGCGTCTGGTGCGCGGCCTCGACTACTACAACCGCACCGTTTTTGAATGGGTAACGGAGAGCCTCGGCGCGCAGGGCACCGTGTGCGGCGGCGGTCGCTACGACGGCCTGGTAGAGCAGCTGGGCGGTCGCGCGACGCCAGCGGTCGGTTTCGCTATGGGCATGGAGCGTCTGGTGCTGCTGGTGCAGGCGGTGAATCCTGAATTTGAACCGACGCGCGTTGTTGATGTCTATGTTATCGCTTCGGGCCAGGGCGTTCAGTCCGCTGCGATGCAGCTGGCGGAAAAACTGCGCGACGAAGCGCCGGAACTGAAGCTGATGACTAACTTCGGCGGCGGCAACTTCAAGAAGCAGTTTGCTCGCGCCGACAAGTGGGGCGCGCGCATCGCGCTGGTCGTGGGCGAAGATGAAGTGAAAGCCGGTCAGGTAGTTATCAAAGATCTGCGCAGCGGCGATCAGCAAACGCTGGCGCAGACAGAGGCTGCTGCTGCACTGCGCACGCTGTTAAAGTAA
- a CDS encoding YfgM family protein, whose translation MEVYSNENEQVDAVRRFFASNGKALAVGVIIGIAALGGWRYWASHEEGSSKALSAQYQQVTTAMKADQPATLDAVAKFVSENSNTYGALAAMDAAKQYVDANQLDKASSLLENGLKNTKDANLQAVINLRLARIQLQQNQADAALKTLDAVKGDGWTAIVADIRGEALLSKGDKQGARDAWSKGVESDASPALKQMMQMKMNNLS comes from the coding sequence GTGGAAGTCTATAGCAACGAAAACGAGCAGGTTGACGCGGTACGTCGCTTTTTTGCCAGTAACGGCAAGGCGCTGGCGGTCGGCGTGATTATCGGTATTGCCGCGCTCGGCGGCTGGCGCTACTGGGCCAGTCACGAAGAGGGCTCGTCGAAAGCGCTTTCTGCACAGTATCAGCAAGTGACCACCGCTATGAAAGCCGATCAGCCAGCGACGCTGGATGCGGTAGCGAAATTCGTCAGCGAAAACAGCAACACCTATGGCGCACTGGCAGCGATGGACGCGGCGAAGCAGTATGTCGACGCCAACCAGCTGGACAAGGCGTCTTCCCTGCTGGAAAACGGTCTGAAGAATACCAAAGATGCCAATTTGCAGGCGGTTATCAACCTGCGACTGGCGCGCATTCAACTGCAACAGAATCAGGCGGACGCCGCTCTTAAAACCCTCGACGCTGTCAAGGGCGATGGCTGGACAGCCATTGTGGCGGATATCCGCGGCGAAGCGCTGCTGAGCAAAGGCGACAAGCAGGGCGCGCGCGATGCGTGGAGCAAAGGCGTCGAGTCAGACGCTTCTCCGGCGCTGAAGCAAATGATGCAGATGAAGATGAATAACTTAAGCTAA
- the bamB gene encoding outer membrane protein assembly factor BamB — MELRKYLLPGLISVTLLSGCSLFSGEEDVVKMAPLPKVENQFTPQEVWSTSVGDGIGDFYSNLHPAWQDNTVFAADRFGVVKALDASNGKEKWKVDLSEKTGFFSKNISALLSGGVTAAGEHLYIGSERGQLFALNSSDGSIAWQTQVAGEALSRPVVSDGLVLVHTSNGMLQGLDQNSGAVKWSVNLDMPALSLRGESAPAVAFGGAIVGGDNGRVSAVIMNQGQLIWQQRISQPSGATEIDRLNDVDTTPVIVNGVVYALAYNGNLTALDLRSGQILWKREIGGVKDLIVDAGRIYLVDQDDRVIALNADGGVAIWRQSDLLHRNLTAPVLYNGYLVVGDSEGYLHWLNTSDGRFVAQQKVDSDGFQTEPVVASDKLIIQAKGGEVYAITR, encoded by the coding sequence ATGGAATTACGTAAATACCTGCTGCCAGGACTGATTTCAGTCACTTTGCTCAGCGGTTGTTCGCTGTTCAGCGGCGAAGAAGATGTAGTGAAAATGGCCCCGCTGCCAAAGGTGGAAAACCAGTTCACCCCTCAGGAAGTGTGGAGCACGTCGGTCGGTGACGGCATTGGCGACTTCTACTCTAACCTGCATCCGGCATGGCAGGACAACACCGTATTTGCGGCGGATCGTTTCGGCGTGGTTAAAGCGCTGGACGCCTCCAACGGCAAAGAAAAATGGAAGGTCGATCTCTCTGAGAAAACCGGCTTCTTCTCGAAAAATATCTCGGCGCTGCTCTCCGGCGGCGTGACCGCTGCGGGCGAGCATCTCTATATCGGCAGCGAGCGCGGTCAGCTGTTCGCCCTGAACAGCAGCGACGGCAGCATCGCCTGGCAGACGCAGGTCGCTGGCGAAGCACTCTCCCGCCCGGTGGTAAGCGATGGCCTGGTGCTGGTGCATACCAGCAACGGTATGTTGCAGGGGCTGGATCAGAACAGCGGCGCGGTGAAGTGGAGCGTTAACCTCGATATGCCAGCACTGTCGCTGCGCGGCGAGTCTGCGCCTGCGGTGGCCTTCGGCGGCGCGATTGTCGGCGGCGATAACGGCCGCGTCAGCGCGGTTATCATGAATCAGGGCCAGCTTATCTGGCAGCAGCGTATCTCCCAGCCGAGCGGCGCTACCGAAATCGATCGCCTGAACGACGTCGACACCACGCCGGTTATCGTCAACGGCGTGGTTTATGCGCTGGCCTACAACGGCAACCTGACCGCGCTCGATCTGCGCTCCGGCCAGATCCTGTGGAAGCGTGAAATCGGCGGGGTGAAAGATCTGATTGTCGATGCTGGTCGCATCTATCTGGTGGATCAGGATGACCGCGTGATCGCGCTTAACGCCGACGGCGGCGTCGCCATCTGGCGTCAGAGCGACCTGCTGCACCGCAACCTGACGGCGCCGGTGCTCTATAACGGCTATCTGGTGGTGGGCGACAGCGAAGGCTATCTGCACTGGCTCAACACCTCAGACGGTCGTTTCGTGGCGCAGCAGAAAGTCGACAGCGATGGCTTCCAGACCGAGCCGGTTGTCGCCAGCGATAAGCTGATCATTCAGGCTAAAGGCGGCGAGGTTTACGCGATTACGCGTTAA